In Cytobacillus oceanisediminis, the following proteins share a genomic window:
- the cobM gene encoding precorrin-4 C(11)-methyltransferase, which produces MKKIWIIGAGPGDPDLITVKGLKLLNKADVVMYTDSLVSETLVAEAKESAEIIRTAGMHLEEMVDCIVQHVNAGKTVVRLHTGDPAMYGATMEQVALLKQHDIGCEVVPGVSSVFASAAAVGAELTIPDLTQTLILTRAEGRTPVPEREKLQALASHHCTIAMFLSATLTKKITKELQAAGWADNTPVAVVQRASWPDQKIVRTTLSELDEAMRVNGIRKHAMILAGWALDPHIHEKEYRSKLYDKTFTHGFRKGVTAND; this is translated from the coding sequence ATGAAAAAGATATGGATTATCGGAGCAGGTCCGGGAGATCCCGATTTAATTACGGTAAAAGGCTTAAAGCTATTAAATAAGGCTGATGTTGTCATGTATACCGACTCTCTTGTCAGCGAGACATTAGTGGCGGAAGCCAAGGAGTCGGCAGAGATTATCCGCACAGCCGGAATGCATCTTGAAGAAATGGTGGATTGCATCGTCCAGCACGTCAATGCTGGCAAAACGGTTGTACGTTTACATACAGGCGACCCGGCGATGTACGGAGCTACGATGGAGCAAGTGGCACTATTGAAACAGCACGATATAGGATGTGAAGTTGTGCCGGGCGTCAGTTCTGTTTTTGCCTCCGCAGCAGCAGTTGGTGCAGAACTGACCATTCCGGATTTAACGCAAACGCTTATATTAACAAGGGCTGAAGGGCGTACACCAGTGCCGGAGCGTGAAAAATTACAGGCATTGGCCAGCCATCACTGTACAATCGCGATGTTTCTAAGTGCGACCTTAACAAAGAAAATCACAAAAGAACTGCAGGCAGCCGGATGGGCGGACAATACACCAGTTGCGGTTGTGCAGCGTGCTTCATGGCCGGATCAGAAAATTGTCCGCACCACACTGTCTGAGCTGGACGAAGCGATGCGTGTCAACGGCATCCGCAAGCATGCGATGATTCTGGCAGGCTGGGCATTGGACCCGCATATCCATGAAAAAGAATACCGCTCGAAGCTATATGACAAAACGTTCACACATGGCTTCCGAAAAGGTGTGACGGCGAATGATTAG
- the cobI gene encoding precorrin-2 C(20)-methyltransferase, with translation MRIGTLYGLGVGPGDPELITVKAFRKLQESPVIAYPKKLRGSKSYAHRIVDMYINPEEKEMLGLVFPMTKDKDTLRAEWTKSAEAIYGFLSKGKDVAFVTEGDPMLFSTFIHLMKLMQTMHPDVPIETVAGISSFNGSVNRLGIALADGDDHVAMIPATENMEEMRRVIESHDAIVFIKVAKVLNDMLNLLEEMNLLEKTHVVTKVTSDEEVIWNVHELRGAELNYLSCMVVRK, from the coding sequence ATGAGAATCGGAACTTTATATGGATTAGGAGTCGGGCCGGGAGATCCGGAATTAATCACGGTAAAAGCATTCCGCAAATTGCAGGAAAGCCCGGTCATTGCATATCCCAAAAAATTAAGAGGCAGTAAATCATACGCCCATCGCATCGTTGACATGTATATAAACCCTGAAGAAAAAGAGATGCTTGGCTTGGTTTTTCCAATGACAAAAGATAAAGATACATTGCGCGCTGAGTGGACAAAATCCGCAGAAGCTATATATGGCTTTTTGTCTAAGGGAAAAGATGTGGCATTCGTGACGGAAGGGGATCCGATGCTGTTCAGCACGTTTATCCATTTAATGAAGCTGATGCAGACGATGCATCCTGATGTTCCGATTGAAACGGTAGCTGGCATCTCGTCCTTTAATGGTTCTGTTAATCGCTTAGGTATTGCCCTGGCTGATGGCGATGACCATGTCGCTATGATTCCGGCAACAGAGAATATGGAGGAAATGCGCCGGGTGATCGAAAGTCATGATGCGATTGTCTTCATAAAAGTAGCGAAAGTATTGAACGATATGCTGAATCTATTGGAGGAAATGAATTTATTGGAAAAAACACATGTTGTTACAAAGGTAACATCTGACGAAGAGGTCATATGGAATGTCCATGAGCTCCGGGGTGCTGAATTAAATTACTTGTCATGTATGGTGGTGCGCAAATGA
- the cbiE gene encoding precorrin-6y C5,15-methyltransferase (decarboxylating) subunit CbiE, translated as MKMIGIGDNGAEGLLPPYIDWIYECDVLVGGERHLQFFPEFTGEKKVIKGGLSALTADLQQETRNTVILVSGDPLFYGLGSVLAKKLPLEIYPYTSSVQLAFSRMQESWQDAYIVSLHGRSIKGFAQRIDGRKKIAILTDEKNSPQAIATYLKKFGMTEYDAFVAENLQGEDERCRFFTLDEMEQSSFFPLNVVILKQREPVERASLGIPDDRFVQRKPDKGLITKKEIRTLCIQELELKENSIIWDIGTCTGSVAIEAAKIAREGAVYAIEKNEGDLENCLENQLKHRTDFTAVLGKAPERLDEFPDPHAIFIGGNGGNMELLLQSCLSRLQPNGRLVMNIATIENLAEAMQHLKNLGCEVSVMQAQISKSKPILHLTRFEPLNPIFIVTAKKGKN; from the coding sequence ATGAAGATGATTGGTATCGGGGATAATGGCGCAGAAGGATTGCTCCCCCCATACATAGACTGGATTTATGAATGTGATGTCCTGGTCGGCGGGGAACGGCATTTGCAATTTTTCCCGGAATTTACTGGAGAGAAAAAAGTAATCAAAGGCGGCTTGTCGGCGTTAACAGCTGATTTGCAGCAGGAAACACGCAATACGGTTATTTTGGTGTCGGGTGATCCTCTGTTTTATGGGCTTGGCAGTGTATTGGCAAAAAAGCTTCCATTGGAGATTTATCCTTATACAAGCTCTGTTCAGCTGGCTTTTTCAAGAATGCAGGAGAGCTGGCAGGATGCGTATATTGTCAGCCTGCACGGCCGTTCTATTAAAGGCTTTGCCCAAAGAATCGACGGGCGGAAAAAGATTGCTATTTTAACAGATGAGAAGAATTCACCGCAGGCCATTGCAACGTATTTAAAGAAGTTCGGCATGACGGAGTATGATGCCTTTGTTGCTGAAAATCTGCAGGGGGAAGATGAGCGCTGCCGCTTTTTCACCTTGGACGAAATGGAGCAATCGTCATTTTTTCCATTGAATGTTGTGATATTAAAGCAGCGTGAGCCAGTGGAGCGTGCCTCCCTGGGAATTCCGGATGATAGGTTCGTACAGAGAAAGCCGGATAAAGGCTTGATTACGAAAAAGGAGATCAGGACTCTTTGTATCCAGGAGCTGGAGCTAAAGGAAAACAGCATCATCTGGGATATTGGAACCTGCACAGGCTCAGTTGCGATTGAGGCAGCGAAAATAGCCCGGGAAGGTGCCGTGTATGCGATTGAAAAGAATGAGGGCGACCTGGAAAACTGCCTGGAAAATCAATTAAAACATCGGACAGATTTCACGGCAGTCCTTGGAAAGGCGCCTGAGAGGCTGGATGAATTTCCTGATCCGCATGCGATTTTTATTGGCGGAAATGGCGGCAATATGGAGCTTTTATTGCAGTCATGCCTTTCACGGCTGCAGCCAAATGGACGGCTCGTTATGAATATTGCCACGATCGAAAATCTCGCAGAAGCGATGCAGCATTTGAAAAATCTGGGCTGCGAAGTATCCGTAATGCAGGCGCAGATTTCAAAAAGCAAGCCAATCCTGCATTTAACGCGCTTCGAGCCGTTAAATCCCATTTTTATTGTGACTGCAAAGAAAGGAAAGAACTAA
- a CDS encoding cobalt-precorrin-5B (C(1))-methyltransferase, translating into MNGQKQRNKKDPSQMRHGYTTGACAAAMTKAALQALVTGEVPNEVTIYLPVGQYATFKVTAFDRSDGRVMCETIKDAGDDPDATHQARIQSTVTYAKKEGIHLDGGIGVGRVTKAGLPVAVGQAAINPVPRKMIHGVVQEAMDKYKVTRGIEVVISVPDGVEIAEKTLNGRLGIIGGISILGTRGTVVPFSSSAYMASIAQAINVAKEAGCDHLVITTGGRSEKFAMKQYPHLPEEAFIEMGDFVGFTLKNIARKKIPKVSLVGMMGKFSKVAQGVMMVHSKSAPVSFEFLAGMANKVGVSEEIQQDILQANTASQVGEILHENEEFFEALCRNCCYYALNHMNEKIKVSTTLYAMKGSCLGKAENIDKLDEDDWYRG; encoded by the coding sequence ATGAACGGGCAAAAGCAGCGAAATAAAAAAGATCCATCCCAAATGCGGCACGGCTATACGACAGGTGCCTGTGCAGCAGCCATGACAAAGGCAGCACTGCAGGCACTTGTGACCGGAGAGGTGCCAAATGAAGTTACGATTTATCTGCCGGTTGGCCAGTATGCCACTTTTAAAGTGACGGCTTTTGATCGGTCAGATGGCCGGGTCATGTGCGAAACGATCAAAGATGCAGGGGACGACCCGGACGCCACACATCAGGCACGAATTCAAAGTACGGTCACATATGCCAAAAAAGAAGGCATCCATTTAGATGGCGGGATCGGTGTAGGACGGGTCACGAAAGCAGGGCTGCCAGTAGCGGTAGGGCAAGCAGCGATCAACCCTGTGCCCCGTAAAATGATCCATGGTGTCGTCCAGGAAGCAATGGACAAATATAAAGTAACTCGCGGCATTGAGGTGGTCATTTCGGTTCCGGACGGTGTAGAAATAGCAGAAAAAACATTGAATGGCCGATTAGGCATTATCGGAGGCATCTCGATTTTAGGTACACGGGGAACGGTGGTGCCATTTTCCAGTTCAGCCTATATGGCAAGTATCGCTCAGGCGATCAATGTCGCAAAAGAAGCAGGATGTGATCATTTAGTCATTACAACAGGCGGACGCAGTGAAAAATTTGCCATGAAGCAGTATCCGCATTTGCCGGAAGAAGCCTTTATCGAAATGGGCGACTTTGTCGGTTTTACTTTGAAGAATATAGCAAGGAAGAAGATTCCCAAAGTCTCTCTTGTAGGGATGATGGGGAAATTCTCAAAGGTTGCACAGGGAGTCATGATGGTGCACTCGAAAAGTGCACCAGTCAGTTTCGAGTTTTTAGCAGGTATGGCCAATAAAGTGGGAGTCAGTGAGGAAATTCAGCAGGACATTTTACAGGCAAATACGGCTTCACAGGTGGGTGAAATCCTTCATGAAAACGAAGAATTCTTTGAAGCCCTTTGCCGAAACTGCTGCTATTATGCACTCAATCATATGAACGAGAAGATCAAAGTATCGACAACTCTGTATGCCATGAAGGGAAGCTGTCTAGGAAAGGCTGAGAATATTGACAAATTGGATGAAGATGATTGGTATCGGGGATAA
- a CDS encoding precorrin-8X methylmutase, whose translation MANMNFNTTFVPLTVDPDKIYDHSFAIIKEEMGEHPFTDEQWLVVRRVIHASADFELGRSMIFTPDAIEAGIQSILAGRHVVADVQMIESGSGRKRFQKHGGDLHCYIADEDVSKEAKSQGTTRAIISMQKATSLHEGGIYAIGNAPTALLELIRLIKEGLAKPDLIIGMPVGFVSAAESKAELAVLEGIPFITNAGRKGGSTVTVAALNAISIMADERAKAAK comes from the coding sequence ATGGCAAACATGAACTTTAATACAACCTTTGTACCGTTAACGGTAGATCCGGATAAAATTTATGATCACAGCTTTGCGATTATTAAAGAGGAGATGGGCGAACATCCATTTACAGACGAGCAGTGGCTGGTGGTTCGGCGTGTCATCCATGCCTCTGCAGATTTCGAGCTGGGAAGAAGCATGATTTTCACTCCAGATGCCATTGAAGCAGGGATTCAATCCATTTTAGCGGGCCGTCATGTCGTGGCAGATGTACAGATGATTGAAAGCGGGTCAGGACGCAAGCGATTCCAGAAGCATGGCGGGGACCTGCATTGTTATATTGCGGATGAAGATGTTTCAAAAGAAGCAAAGTCTCAGGGAACAACACGTGCGATCATTTCCATGCAAAAAGCAACGAGTCTGCACGAAGGAGGAATCTATGCCATCGGCAATGCGCCAACAGCATTGCTTGAATTGATTCGTCTAATTAAAGAAGGCCTCGCAAAACCTGACTTAATTATTGGCATGCCAGTCGGCTTTGTATCAGCGGCAGAGTCCAAAGCCGAGCTGGCCGTGCTTGAAGGGATCCCATTTATTACGAATGCAGGGAGAAAGGGTGGCAGTACAGTGACGGTCGCTGCGCTGAATGCCATTTCGATTATGGCGGATGAACGGGCAAAAGCAGCGAAATAA
- the cobK gene encoding precorrin-6A reductase, with amino-acid sequence MILFLAGTSDARALAVQLKNQGYSLLATVVTESAADSLKAEGISYKVGRLSENDMIELIQMQEMTTVIDASHPYAEEASKTAMSAAKACSIPYIRYERPNEQFTSPLITEAESYEEAAKLAQSHKGTIMLTTGSKTLEIFTNYLMQDDIRLVCRMLPNMGNMEKCHKLGVKQKDIIAIQGPFSESLNKALCEQYDVTLMITKESGKVGSVDEKMTAALELGIPVILIKRPPLVYENFCTSFEEVTQKLGGLYTWQT; translated from the coding sequence ATGATTTTATTTTTAGCAGGCACAAGTGATGCGAGAGCATTAGCTGTTCAATTGAAAAATCAAGGTTATTCCTTGTTGGCAACCGTTGTCACTGAATCGGCAGCGGACAGCTTGAAAGCTGAAGGCATTTCTTATAAAGTGGGGCGGCTGTCAGAAAATGACATGATTGAACTGATTCAGATGCAAGAGATGACCACTGTGATTGATGCGAGCCATCCCTATGCGGAAGAAGCGTCAAAAACGGCAATGTCAGCAGCCAAAGCATGCAGCATTCCTTACATACGCTACGAAAGGCCAAATGAACAGTTTACCTCACCGCTCATAACTGAAGCTGAAAGTTATGAGGAAGCAGCGAAATTGGCTCAATCGCATAAAGGGACGATCATGCTGACAACCGGCAGCAAAACGCTGGAAATCTTCACAAACTATTTGATGCAGGATGATATCCGGCTTGTATGCAGGATGCTCCCAAACATGGGAAACATGGAAAAATGCCATAAGCTTGGCGTTAAGCAAAAGGACATTATTGCGATCCAGGGACCATTTTCCGAATCATTAAACAAAGCTCTATGTGAGCAATACGATGTGACACTGATGATTACTAAAGAAAGCGGCAAGGTGGGGTCGGTGGATGAGAAAATGACAGCTGCTCTGGAACTGGGGATTCCTGTTATTTTGATTAAGCGGCCGCCGCTCGTGTATGAAAACTTTTGCACTTCTTTCGAAGAAGTGACTCAAAAATTGGGAGGGCTTTACACATGGCAAACATGA
- the cobJ gene encoding precorrin-3B C(17)-methyltransferase, translating to MKKGKIFVVGFGPGDREHITKRAVDALQQSDCIIGYKTYVELIMPFVTASSIVSTGMTEEVSRAQDAVKRAEAGHIVSVISSGDSGVYGMAGLVYEVLIEMGWTEEEGIEVEIVPGISAINSCASLLGAPVMHDSCTISLSDHLTPWTVIEKRIEAAGMADFVIALYNPKSGRRTRQIVEAQRILLKYRSPDTPVGLVKSAYRENQNVILTTLAEMLDHDIGMLTTVVIGNSSTFFYDNKIITPRGYQRKYTLGEEKQSLKPHQRLKKEAEPWALNQETGEAQAGYEQIESKKQAASSLDMAFKALSMVTKSEIDQTHLVQQPIEDIFEFAVSPGVANKFITADQMRVLAEAVGEKGTMEYTPDHRLLIKVPTDQPQSIVEKLEQNHLTVMPVGDVLNVKACDFCYGEKAESIPYAEEIAAELGGLKLPKELHIGFNGCGMACYRAVFDDIGIVYRKKKFDLFIGAKPVGRTAHAAQPVAEGIEPDHLVPLLKEIIEEYKENAHPNERLFKYFKRVKKIQYFTYQDMSSRIEVEPAPCGD from the coding sequence ATGAAAAAGGGGAAAATCTTTGTTGTTGGCTTCGGTCCGGGCGATCGTGAGCATATAACCAAACGGGCTGTGGATGCGCTGCAGCAGAGTGATTGCATTATTGGCTACAAAACTTACGTAGAGCTGATCATGCCATTCGTAACAGCAAGTTCCATTGTCAGCACAGGGATGACTGAGGAGGTATCCCGTGCGCAGGATGCAGTGAAAAGAGCGGAAGCTGGCCATATTGTTTCCGTGATATCGAGCGGTGACTCGGGTGTATACGGCATGGCCGGCCTAGTGTATGAAGTGCTGATCGAAATGGGCTGGACGGAAGAAGAAGGAATCGAAGTGGAAATTGTTCCTGGCATCTCTGCGATTAATTCATGTGCGAGTTTACTGGGGGCACCTGTCATGCATGACTCCTGCACCATCAGTTTGAGCGATCATCTAACACCCTGGACGGTGATCGAGAAGCGCATTGAAGCAGCCGGGATGGCGGATTTTGTCATTGCTTTATATAACCCGAAAAGCGGCCGGCGGACACGACAGATTGTCGAGGCACAAAGGATTCTATTAAAATATCGTTCTCCTGATACACCAGTGGGGCTTGTGAAAAGTGCTTACCGCGAAAATCAGAATGTCATTCTGACTACTCTGGCGGAAATGCTTGATCACGATATAGGCATGCTGACAACAGTCGTGATCGGGAATTCCTCTACTTTCTTTTATGACAACAAGATCATTACGCCTCGCGGATATCAGAGAAAGTATACGCTTGGCGAAGAGAAGCAAAGCTTAAAGCCGCATCAGCGTTTAAAAAAGGAAGCGGAGCCATGGGCATTAAATCAGGAAACCGGGGAAGCACAGGCAGGCTACGAGCAGATTGAAAGCAAAAAACAAGCAGCCAGCTCACTGGATATGGCTTTTAAGGCATTATCGATGGTGACGAAATCGGAGATTGACCAAACACATTTGGTGCAGCAGCCAATCGAAGATATATTTGAATTTGCGGTTTCGCCTGGTGTTGCCAATAAATTTATTACAGCTGACCAAATGCGTGTATTGGCAGAAGCTGTTGGCGAGAAAGGCACCATGGAATATACACCGGATCACCGTTTATTAATCAAGGTTCCAACAGATCAGCCTCAATCGATTGTGGAAAAACTCGAACAAAACCATCTGACAGTCATGCCAGTAGGGGATGTTTTAAATGTAAAAGCCTGCGATTTTTGCTACGGGGAGAAAGCAGAATCCATTCCGTATGCAGAGGAAATTGCAGCTGAACTGGGGGGCTTAAAGCTTCCAAAGGAATTGCATATTGGCTTTAATGGCTGCGGTATGGCCTGTTATCGGGCCGTATTTGATGATATCGGCATTGTTTACCGCAAGAAGAAGTTTGATTTATTTATCGGGGCAAAGCCGGTTGGCCGGACAGCTCATGCTGCCCAGCCGGTGGCAGAGGGAATTGAGCCCGATCATCTGGTGCCGTTATTAAAAGAGATTATAGAAGAATACAAAGAAAATGCGCATCCAAATGAACGGCTTTTTAAATATTTTAAGCGGGTGAAAAAAATTCAGTATTTTACCTATCAGGATATGAGCTCCAGGATCGAAGTCGAGCCGGCACCATGCGGGGATTAG
- a CDS encoding MFS transporter → MIRGSWRALVWIGLAELCALSLWFSASVIAPELIQVWNLSSNSEAWLSASVPIGFVIGALVSSYFGIADRFNPRKVLAVSAFLGALLNVLLILVDQAFFGILLRILTGVSLAGVYPTAVKILSQWFPKKRGLAVGILIAALTLGSSLPHFIVIFTSSLNWQLVIICSSILALLAAIIVNWVLKDAPVTTKKLPFSFKLIKKVVSNKPVMLANYGYFGHMWELYAMWTWIPIFLTASFTSYSPGIPPWFIALSSFIIIGIAGGIGCVVGGLVSDKIGRANLTIISMFISAICCILIGFTFGQYIWLTLLLSIIWGMSVIADSAQFSAAVSEVSEVEYVGTALTFQMCIGFLITIFSINLIPIIQRLVGWEWVFTCLAIGPILGIVSMVQYKRHEFYNVKGINTALKKL, encoded by the coding sequence ATGATTCGAGGTTCATGGAGAGCGTTAGTATGGATTGGATTAGCTGAATTATGCGCATTAAGCCTGTGGTTTAGTGCTTCGGTTATAGCCCCTGAATTAATTCAAGTATGGAACCTTAGCTCCAACTCAGAAGCATGGCTGTCTGCTTCTGTCCCAATTGGTTTTGTAATAGGTGCATTAGTTAGTTCATATTTTGGGATAGCAGATCGTTTTAATCCCCGAAAGGTTCTTGCCGTTTCAGCGTTTCTAGGGGCACTATTGAATGTCTTACTTATACTGGTAGATCAGGCTTTTTTCGGTATCCTGCTTAGGATATTAACCGGTGTATCACTCGCTGGTGTATACCCGACAGCTGTAAAAATTTTATCACAATGGTTTCCAAAAAAACGTGGGCTTGCTGTTGGTATCTTAATAGCCGCCTTAACTCTAGGGTCCTCTTTGCCACATTTTATTGTTATATTCACTTCTTCTTTAAATTGGCAATTAGTGATTATTTGCAGTTCAATATTGGCTCTCCTGGCAGCTATAATAGTCAATTGGGTTTTAAAAGATGCTCCAGTAACAACTAAAAAATTGCCTTTCTCTTTTAAATTAATTAAAAAGGTAGTATCGAATAAACCAGTAATGCTTGCGAACTACGGTTATTTTGGGCATATGTGGGAATTGTATGCGATGTGGACGTGGATTCCTATCTTTTTGACCGCTAGTTTTACAAGCTATTCACCAGGGATTCCTCCTTGGTTCATTGCATTATCCTCTTTTATTATAATCGGAATTGCAGGGGGAATTGGTTGTGTAGTAGGTGGACTAGTCTCAGATAAAATTGGAAGAGCTAATCTAACGATTATTTCTATGTTTATCAGTGCCATTTGCTGTATCTTGATTGGTTTTACTTTTGGTCAATATATTTGGTTGACTCTCCTCCTTTCTATCATTTGGGGAATGTCTGTCATCGCAGATTCTGCCCAGTTTTCTGCCGCAGTTTCAGAAGTTTCAGAAGTTGAGTATGTAGGAACAGCACTGACTTTTCAAATGTGTATTGGTTTCCTAATCACTATATTTTCTATAAATCTAATCCCTATTATTCAGAGGTTAGTAGGTTGGGAATGGGTCTTTACATGTTTAGCGATTGGACCGATTCTTGGTATTGTATCTATGGTCCAATATAAACGGCATGAATTTTATAATGTCAAAGGCATTAACACAGCATTAAAAAAATTATGA